Part of the Oncorhynchus kisutch isolate 150728-3 unplaced genomic scaffold, Okis_V2 scaffold1828, whole genome shotgun sequence genome, AGTTTATCTTGATGTGTTGAAATGATGTACTTGTATTGCTGTCAGACATTATTGAGCAATGGTATTAATGAGAAGGAATATTAATACCGTAATCACACTTTTTTTACATAAAATTATGAATTTCTACCTACTTTAGATAAAGTATGATTCAGTGTAATTTATGCATCATGTTGTAAATAAGCTCAAAGTTTAAGACAATTCATtcaaactgtttttgtttttttaacattACAGTTTAGCCTGTCATTCCTAAAAATAAGAAAAAGATTTTAAACATATTCCACAGTTATTATAATATTGTATGACATAATGGCTGTCAAGCATGTAAATGTGGCCGCGTTCGACATTGCAGCCGGCTTTAAAGGCGAGTCCAGACTGACTGACCTACGAGTAATCTAAGGTAATTATTTATCATGCAAGccgatttgtagatcagtcagtcagtcagaatgTACCCATCACACGTCACAGTTTTGATGCTCTTGAACACAGCGTTGTGTGAATGAGGAAGGAAGCTCTCTCTGAATCAGCATCTTGGTCCCTGAcatagagttggatagagggCAGGGCTTTGCATCTTTTCATGATGGGTTCTGTGACAATATCGGCAGCTCAACTGACGGCTCTCTCTATTTTAAAGTAGTACATTTCTTCTTCTTCAACCTCCATGATTTTAATGACAGTCGATAAACAAACTGAAAGGATGCAAACAATGTTATGCCCAGGCTTAAACAGCCTTTGTAGCTAGTGTGCCTTTTATCCAACTCTATGGTCTTTCACAACTTCAAAGTTGTGTCAACCACAGACCTCATACCTCACAGTCAGTGTCTGTTTCTTCAGACTGACAGATAGTTCATTACAacacctctctccccttcactctgTAAGTATGCTTGACAATATCTTAAAATATGTATAATTTATTATTTGTCTATAGCCATGAACCATAATCCTCTGTTATGGGCATGACTTTTGCATGTTCTTGTGAGGATTCTGAGAGCAGTAGACTTTGGTGGAGAGGTTTGCATGTTCTTGTGAGGGTTCTGAGAGTAGTAGACTGTGGTGGAGAGGTTTGCATGTCATTGTGAGGGTTCTGAGAGTAGTAGACTGTGGTGGAGAGGTTTGCATGTTCTTGTGAGGGTTCTGAGAGTAGTAGACTGTGGTGGAGAGGTTTGCATGTTATTGTGAGGGTTCTGAGAGTAGTAGACTGTGGTGGAGAGGTTTGCATGTTCTTGTGAGGGTTCTGAGAGCAGTAGACTGTGGTGGAGAGGTTTGCATGTTATTTTAAGGGCTCAGACAGTGGTAGATTATAGTGGATACTTTTTTTGAACATTTGATTGAGAGATATATCCTGTACATGTTGCTTATACAGTAATATTTTTGCCTGACAAATGTGAGCCTAATAAGGTAAGATTCTCACATACACGTGTCCGTTTGAGAAGAATACATTATAGTGGGGACTTTTTGAAAATGACCTAAAGTAAGAGTGACGGTAAGAGTAAGAGTGATTGAGTGAATGTTTCATAAAAGGTTTAGGAGTAGAATTAagatgagacacagtgatggtgggttgtgtttaggagtagaattaacatgagacacagtgatggtgggttgtgtttaggagtagaattaatatgagacacagtgatggtgggttgtgtttaggagtagaattaacatgagacacagtgatggtgggttgtgtttaggagtagtattaacatgagacacagtgatggtgggttgtgtttaggagtagtattaacatgagacacagtgatggtgggttgtgtttaggagtagtattaacatgagacacagtgatggtgggttgtgtttaggagtagtattaacatgagacacagtgatggtggttgtgtataggagtagtattaacatgagacacagtgatggtgggttgtgtttaggagtagtattaacatgagacacagtgatggtgggttgtgtttaggagtagtattaacatgagacagtgatggtgggttgtgtttaggagtagagttaacatgagacacagtgatggtgggttgtgcttaggagtagtattaacatgagacacagtgatggtgggttgtgctTAGGAGTAGAGTTAACATGAGACActgtgatggtgggttgtgtttaggagtagtattaacatgagacacagtgatggtgggttgtgcttaggagtagtattaacatgagacacagtgatagtGGGATGTGGTTTTGTTGGTATAGATCACACTCAGCATCACATTCCTGTTTTACCTTCCTGTCCTAGATAGACCTATTACAGGCCTCCTGAACCATACGTTCTTtacacagagatcctattaattTACTAGTTATTAGTTCTAATATGTAAATGCTTCTTTATATGGACATGATATGCACTTTACAGTATCTGGACAGCAcattacattagactatatagataacaggctacattagacaaTATGGATAACAGGTTAATTATACTATATATGGAGAACAGGCTacactagactatatatggataacaggctacattagactatatatggataacatgctacattagactatatatggataacaggctacattagactatatatggataacaggctacattagactatatatggataacaggttacattagactatatatggataacaggctacattagactatatatggataacaggttaATTATACTATATATGGAGAACAGGCTacactagactatatatggataacaggctacattagactatatatggataacaggttacattagactatatatggataacaggctacattagactatatatggataacaggttacattagactatatatggataacatgctacattagactatatatggataacatgctacattagactatatggataacaggttacattagactatatatggataacatgctacattagactatatatggataacaggttacattagactatatatggataacaggttacattagactatatatggataacatgctacattagactatatatggataacaggttacattagactatatatggataacaggttacattagactatatatggataacaggttacattagactatatatggataacatgctacattagactatatatggataacaggttacattagactatatatggataacatgctacattagactatatatggataacaggttacattagactatatatggataacatgctacattagactatatatggataacatgctacattagactatatatggataacaggttacattagactatatatggataacatgctacattagactatatatggataacaggttacattagactatatatggataacaggttacattagactatatatggataacatgctacattagactatatatggataacaggttacattagactatatatggataacaggttacattagactatatatggataacaggttacattagactatatatggataacatgctacattagactatatatggataacaggttacattagactatatatggataacaggctacattagactatatatggataacaggctacattagactatatatggataacatgctacattagactatatatggataacaggttacattagactatatatggataacaggttacattagactatatatggataacatgctacattagactatatatggataacaggttacattagactatatatggataacatgctacattagacaatatggataacaggctacattagactatatatggataacatgctacattagactatatatggataacaggctacattagactatatatggataacatgctacattagactatatatggataacaggctacattagactatatatggataacatgctacattagactatatatggataacatgctacattagactatatatgcataacaggctacattagactatatatggataacatgctacattagactatatatggataacaggctacattagactatatatggataacatgctacattagactatatatgcataacaggctacattagactatatatggataacatgctacattagactatatatggataacaggctacattagactatatatggataacatgctacattagactatatatagataacaggctacattagactatacatggataacaggctacattagactatatatggataacatgctacattagactatatatggataacaggctacattagactatatacatggataacaggctacattagactatatatggataacaggctacattagactatatatggataacaggctacattagactatatatggataacatgctacattagactatatatggataacaggctacattagactatataaatggataacaggctacattagactatatattgataacaggctacattagactatatatggataacatgctacattagactatatatagataacaggctacattagactatacatggataacaggctacattagactacatatggataacaggctacattagactatatatggataacaggctacattagactatatatggataacaggctacattagactatatatggataacaggctacattagactatatatggataacaggctatattagactatacagtatatgtacagcaGCAGTCAATACAGCAGACTATGGTGATGATCATACTGATGTCTCTGCTTGTTTgtgttgtttcaccattctatctgattcaggttgtaatgttgacatcagtgtgttggtgtagccagtgttgtttcaccattctatctgattcaggttgtaatgttgacatcagtgtgttggtgtagccagtgttgtttcaccattctatctgattcaggttgtaatgttgacatcagtgtgttggtgtagccagtgttgtttcaccattctatctgattcaggttgtaatgttgacatcagtgtgttggtgtagccagtgttgtttcaccattctatctgattcaggttgtaatgttgacatcagtgtgttggtgtagccagtgttgtttcaccattctatctgattcaggttgtaatgttgacatcagtgtgttggtgtagccagtgttgtttcaccattctatctgattcaggttgtaatgttgacatcagtgtgttggtgtagccagtgttgtttcaccattctatctgattcaggttgtaatgttgacatcagtgtgttggtgtagccagtgttgtttcaccattctatctgattcaggttgtaatgttgacatcagtgtgttggtgtagccagtgttgtttcaccattctatctgattcaggttgtaatgttgacatcagtgtgttggtgtagccagtgttgtttcaccattctatctgattcaggttgtaatgttgacatcagtgtgttggtgtagccagtgttgtttcaccattctatctgattcaggttgtaatgttgacatcagtgtgttggtgtagccagtgttgtttcaccattctatctgattcaggttgtaatgttgacatcagtgtgttggtgtagccagtgttgtttcaccattctatctgattcaggttgtaatgttgacatcagtgtgttggtgtagccagtgttgtttcaccattctatctgattcaggttgtaatgttgacatcagtgtgttggtgtagccagtgttgttCCACCGttctatctgattcaggttgtaatgttgacatcagcacaaGATTATTTCttctttattatttttctattgaacatttatttaaccaggaagggctcattgagatttaaaatctctttaTCAAGagtgtcctggccaagataggcagcaccaagtcattacaaaaatgacaggaaaacaacatgaaaaactacaagtcatCTAGTAAATCCCATAGAATTCCAGAGAgaataacaaaatcaaaaacagcaaATTATAAACATAGACAGGTccgggaatcagtctcaagatcattcatcagtgatttaaaaacatagacaggtccgggaatcagtctcaagatcattcatcagtgatttaaaaacatagacaggtcagggaatcagtctcaagatcattcatcagtgatttaaaaacatagacaggtcagggaatcagtctcaagatcattcatcagtgatttaaaaacatagacaggtcagggaatcagtctcaagatcattcatcagtgatttaaaaacatagacaggtcagggaatcagtctcaagatcattcatcagtgatttaaaaacaccaatcaggacaagttcttccagtttaaaagtattctGTAAGGTGTTACTATTATTGAGGACATTATTATTAGGATGGTGCAGTAATGTTGAGATGCCAGTAGGAGGAGCTCTACTCTAGAACACTGGAACCTTCAGTACCACTTTGATGCAGCTGATGAGGAGAGGAAATTGAATGTGTTTGTAGAATAGAATGAATGACATCATGGAACTGACCAAATGTAAATGGAACTTTGacctgttccatgtagaactcagaGGGACAAGGCAACACATTCTAAGATATTATAAACATTCCATAGAGAATAGTCAACATATTGTTAACATGGTTCTGTATTTAAATAAAAGCGGAAATGGGTGACATTTTGTCCATTATAGAAATGTAGGACCCATTTTAATACAGTAACCTCCCttttctgatgtgctgttctgGTCGTCATGCATGTTAGTGTCTTAAAGAGGAAGGAAAGGACTGTGTCATCTACTTTAAATATGTATCAACCACAGAACTGACACTTACTAGCAGTTTCCACTCACTATCAGTCAGTTGACTCACTGTACAAGACCTCTCCTCTTCACTTCACTCTGTAAGTACTCTTGACAATGTCTTGAAATATAGTTTTGGGTTATTTGTTTTTAGTCATAAGTCATATACTTGAGGGTAATGTATAATTCTACTTGTTGTTATGTTTTGAGCTGTGTTCTGGTTGTTACATCAGGGTCAGTATTCATAAAGTGTGTCagtgtaggagtgttgatctacatagagatgagatgattaaCCAGGGTAAAAAAAGACATTCAAACCAATATTTaaacactgcagtgtgtgtgtacgtgtccgCCCCCATGGGTGTGAATTACACAGTGGATTTATCTGAGGGCCCTTTAGGACCAGACTGATAGGGAGTAGGGTTGACATCTATACTGTGTAGGATGTGTGTTTTAACTTTTCTACATCCATAACAACCAGCTCTCTAGACTTTGATACAGACTCCATGGGCCTTATGGGCCTTTACTACAGATagtgtctgtatttgtgtgtgtgtgtgtgtgtgtgtgtgtcagtcgctGTTTAGCCTCACAGCTTGAGGATAGTAGCTATCATTGAACCTGGTGGTCAGTCTTTATGCTGCTGTACAGCTTGATGGACTGTAGAGGATTGAACATTTATCCtcctatatttggggttctgagaaTAAAACAGCTTCAGAACGATCAATATAGAAATGTGTGTTTACAGTAATACTGTTGATGTTGAAtaagttattgttgttgtttataatgatgatgatgacaattGTATATATTAGGAATTTATTTTTGCATCATGCCAGTTTAAGTAGACAGACGTAGACAGACAtgcaacacatcacacacattacatacatagTGCAAtagacttacagacagacagtattcacatagaCAACCATAtagcacaatacaacacaacacaatatgatACTGTTTTGTTTTCAGTAATGAGGCCCTGTACCCCGTTTACAGTTTCTACTTCAATGTATCAGGTGGAGTTATTCACCAGCTAtagagttgttgtttatgtttctaaGACTGCAGGGTGGGAGATGCAACAATGGACTTGAGAACAGCAGGTAGTGTGttggtggtctttctctggtctgtagcaggtatggtctcaTTCATAATGTTTTAGTTGCCCTGTATATCAATCTAAAGACATTTCTAAAAGGAAAATAATCATAATGTTATTCTGGTGTTTTCTGTTAGGTGTCTCCACTTCCCTTTAAATAGTTATATTTCACACCTCACTGATTGATGCTTATCTCTGGTTTCCATTCACACTTCTGCAtatcagcagcagtagcagaataAGAAGGTTGTCAACCACCAgcggggttggggtcaattccatctcAATTCCACTCAATTCAGGAAGTagactgaaattccaattccaattatTTTCAAATCTTTTGAATTaggaacatttagaaaatgtgGAATTGTAATTTGGttaactttctgaattgactggaatgcTTTTTACTTCCATGATGTTTATTGAAATGAATACTAGGATGATATAAGGGAATGTACATTTGAGTAGATGGGTCCTGCAGTATCCTGCACATGTTTACATGCATTTGGATGTAATATTgtaatgtctgtttttttatagTCTTGACGTCACAAATGAAGTTCTCTCAAGGTTGAGTCCTGTGACACTGTGTTTCAGGTGTTCTGGGACAAAATACTGTGAAGAGTGTCTGTGCCTTAAAGGGGTCATCAGTGGACATGCGCTGTCCTGTTCCCAGTGTGACCCAAGTCACAGAGATAGTCTGGTTTAACACATGGTTGAATCCTTATGATCTGAGATGGGACCCTAAGTATGATGGTCGTGTGGAGTACAGTGGAACTACAGAGAAGGACTGTATCCTGAGAATCACAGACCTGAGACAGAGTGACATAACAACATATCACTTCAGATATAAAACAAACCAGTATTCAGAATGGAAATATTCATATGGATTCACTCTCAGTCTCACAGGTACTGTATAAATAGTATCGTACAGGTCAAGTTATTTATTACATGTTCTATGAGACCAGTGAAATGGTGGTGACTGACAGACTTCCTCCATTATTGTTTCATAACCTCTCCCTTCAGATCTAAAGGTGGAGAGGATATATGAcaacacactgacctgtagcaccacctgtactctgactggTAACCCCACATACATCTGGTACAAGAACGGACAACGTCTAGATGAGAGCACCTCCCCCCAGTACAAATACTCAGTCTCCAGTAACTATGACAATAGTTACTCCTGTGCTGTAAAAGGCCATGAGGATCTCCACTCTCCTGCAGTGTGTAAGTGGGGAAAAAAGTGTTGATTCAAACACAGTGTTTCACTCTAGCAATACCACCAGCTCAAATGGTTGTGATCCATACTGAAATGACTTGAAATGAACAGTTTACTTCTTTACTTTGCACCTACAGAAACAAGACATGAAAAGTTGAAACTATTAACAGAGAGCCTCTTTATGTTTCAGGTGTTCAGGGTCACAACTGCTGGAGGGTGACTTACACCAAGAGGAGAATCTGTGTCTTGAAGGGCTCCACAGTGAACATATCCTGCTCTTACACTCATCCCACTAGTTATATAGAACAAGGTTCATTCTGGTTTACACAGAAACACCCTGTAGATGTCAGGTCATATCCAGAGTATACAGGTCGTGTGGAGTACAATAGGAACACAGAGAACCACCACACCATGACAATAACACACCTGACAGAGAAGGACTCGGCTGAATACATATTCAGATTAATAACAACAAAAGAGGGGAGATTTTCTGGCCTTCCTGGTCTGATGTTGACTGTCACAGGTAATACTTCACCTACAGTTGTTACTGTAATAGGACAAGTCTAATCACATGACAAGCCAGTCGGGAGTCAAATATGACTAATGTTTCCTCTTAGATATCCTGTTAGAGATGGATCCTACGTCTGtgtcagagggggagagagtcacACTGAGATGTAGAACCCAATGTACAGTCGGTCTcaaccccacctacatctggtacaagaacAGACAAAGTCTGACCAACCCAGTCACCAGTTATAACAGCCTGATCCTAGACCCAGTCACCAGTTATAACAGCCTGATCCTAGACCCAGTCAGCAGTGAGGATGCAGGGAACTACTCCTGTGCTGTAGAAGGCTTAGAGAGAATCCTCTCTCCAGAAGAGACTCTCACTGTCAGATGTGAGTACATGGAGTGTTGATATATCTACAGTGAAAGTCATTGATATCATCTCTTTAATAGATGGTTCTACATGTCAGTGTAATACACTAATCTCTACTaatttacatcatctctgtaataTATGGTTCTGTATGTCAATGTAATCTACGAATCTATACTaatttacatcatctctgtaatacatggttctacatgtcagtgtaatatactaatctctactaatttacatcatctctgtaatacatggttctacatgtcagtgtaatatactaatctctactaatttacatcatctctgtaatacatggttctacatgtcagtgtaatatactaatctatactaatttacatcatctctgtaatacatggttctacatgtcagtgtaatatactaatctatactaatttacatcatctctgtaatacatggttctacatgtcagtgtaatatactaatctatactaatttacatcatctctgtaatacatggttctacatgtcagtgtaatatactaatctatactaatttacatcatctctgtaatacatggttctacatgtcagtgtaatatactaatctatactaatttacatcatctctgtaatacatggttctacatgtcagtgtaatatactaatctatactaatttacatcatctctgtaatacatggttctacatgtcagtgtaatatactaatctATACTAATTTACATCATCTCTTGCTTCCTTACATGGTATATGGGTTCTTATTTGTTCTGTCATCTTCAACACCAGACGGCCCAAAGAacacctcagtgtcagtcagtccctctggtgaaatagtggagggcagttcagtgactctgacctgcagcagtgatgccaacccacctgtggacataTACACCTGGTACAAGAAGAATGGAGGTGGCTATCAGAGTATGACAGGACCACAGCATGTCTTCAAACAAATCCAGTCATCTGACAGTGGAGAGTACCACTGTGAGGCCCAGAATGAGATGGGGACAGACATGTCTAGGACCATTAACATGGATGTGAAGTGTGAGtaaagtacagctcagtgtttgaATGAGAAGGTAGCAAAACAATTAGAACTAATTTAAGTAGCCCTTATGCATAACATCTCCAAATGTGTATTATTGTTAACATTTGTGTAATTTATATTTTTAGATAGTTCTCTGACTTAACAGAGAATATATTTTTGACATGTCATTTGTAAATATACTACTGTCATATCCTCGAGACATTTCTATTCTAtttcttttctatttttaatagTCTGGCTTCACAGATTTTGATATATATGATGACCATTATAATCATCTGTCAAATTCAAattaattttttacatttcatttgTAAATATACTACAGTCATTAACCTCTGACATATTCTCGTTTACTAGATACTCCAAAGAACAactcagtgtcagtcagtccctctcgtGAAATAGTGGAGGGAggttcagtgactctgacctgcagcagtgatgccaacccacctgtggacaaatacacctgGTACCAGAAGAACGTAACCTCACCAAAAGCATCAGGACAGAGTTACAGCATCACTAACATCAtctctgaggacagaggagaatattACTGTGAGGCTGAGAATAAATATGGACGTCTCAACTCTTCTTCTGTGTCTGTGGACGTTCAGTGTAAGTTCACCTCATCTTTAATCAGAGGATCACATTTAAATTCATATTTCAATAACAAGAAAAACACTATTTAATACACTGTTGTTACATATTGTCCACCAGACGGCCCAAAGAacacctcagtgtcagtcagtccctctggtggaatagtggagggcagttcagtgactctgacctgcagcagtgatgccaacccacctgtggacaaatacacctgGTACTTTCAAaatgagacttttctaaatggaTGTGGACAGATGTACAACATCAGTAACTTCAAGTCTAAGGACAGTGGACATTACCACTGTGAGGCCTGGAATAGAAGAGGATCtaggaactctacagctgtgATGATCATTATACCAGGTGAAGTTTCATGTTATATATTTCAACACAAAATTATGTTTCAATCTAATATTAATAATTGTACTTTAGCTTATACAACTTTGTTTTATAATTATATATACATTCAGATTAGATCAGTTATTAACAAATATTGTTCTATTGTACCCATATCATCCATATTTTATTGTAGGGAAACAAACCTCAGTTCTGACTACAGCTGTAGGAATCATAGTGGttgttctggttctcatcctctGTTTCTCTGGACTCATGTGGTTCAGGTGAGAGATTCTTTTAAAGATTATTTCACTCCAACTCTTTTTTATGAACTTACTTTGTTCATTGATTCGTTCAATaataaatgtattaattaatGTGTAAACCAGGAAGAAGGCCTCCAAATCCACCTCTGACACAAGAGACAcatcagagaatgtacaggtgagtctgttggaaacagagaatgtacaggtgagtctgttggaatcagagaatgtacaggtgagtctgttggaatcagagaatgtacaggtgagtctgttggaatcagagaatgtacaggtgagtctgttggaaatagagaatgtacaggtgagtctgttggaaacagagaatgtacaggtgagtctgttggaatcagagaatgtacaggtgagtctgttggaaacagagaatgtacaggtgagtctgttggaatcagagaatgtacaggtgagtctgttggaaacagagaatgtacaggtgagtctgttggaaacagagaatgtacaggtgagtctgttggaaacagaaaatgtacaggtgagtctgttggaatcagagaatgtacaggtgagtctgttggaaacagagaatgtacaggtgagtctgttggaatcagagaatgtacaggtgagtctgttggaatcagagaatgtacaggtgagtctgttggaaacagagaatgtacaggtgagtctgttggaatcagagaatgtacaggtgagtctgttggaaacagagaatgtacaggtgagtctgttggaatcagagaatgtacaggtgagtctgttggaatcagataatgtacaggtgagtctgttggaatcagagaatgtacaggtgagtctgttggaatcagagaatgtacaggtgagtctgttggaaacagagaatgtacaggtgagtctgttggaatcagatgaatgtacaggtgagtctgttggaatcagagaatgtacaggtgagtctgttggaaacagagaatgta contains:
- the LOC116368090 gene encoding B-cell receptor CD22-like isoform X2, whose product is MDLRTAGSVLVVFLWSVAGVLGQNTVKSVCALKGSSVDMRCPVPSVTQVTEIVWFNTWLNPYDLRWDPKYDGRVEYSGTTEKDCILRITDLRQSDITTYHFRYKTNQYSEWKYSYGFTLSLTDLKVERIYDNTLTCSTTCTLTGNPTYIWYKNGQRLDESTSPQYKYSVSSNYDNSYSCAVKGHEDLHSPAVCVQGHNCWRVTYTKRRICVLKGSTVNISCSYTHPTSYIEQGSFWFTQKHPVDVRSYPEYTGRVEYNRNTENHHTMTITHLTEKDSAEYIFRLITTKEGRFSGLPGLMLTVTDILLEMDPTSVSEGERVTLRCRTQCTVGLNPTYIWYKNRQSLTNPVTSYNSLILDPVTSYNSLILDPVSSEDAGNYSCAVEGLERILSPEETLTVRYGPKNTSVSVSPSGEIVEGSSVTLTCSSDANPPVDIYTWYKKNGGGYQSMTGPQHVFKQIQSSDSGEYHCEAQNEMGTDMSRTINMDVKYTPKNNSVSVSPSREIVEGGSVTLTCSSDANPPVDKYTWYQKNVTSPKASGQSYSITNIISEDRGEYYCEAENKYGRLNSSSVSVDVQYGPKNTSVSVSPSGGIVEGSSVTLTCSSDANPPVDKYTWYFQNETFLNGCGQMYNISNFKSKDSGHYHCEAWNRRGSRNSTAVMIIIPGKQTSVLTTAVGIIVVVLVLILCFSGLMWFRKKASKSTSDTRDTSENVQGDSSPVYENVSSMTMAPTAAQTAATDDQDDVHYSSVHFSHSKNQEVPLYSTVQLCKPQKQEEDVQYDTVKFNLPSAATRPTAAQAAEEDSSEIYSRVNKPRRPEHNKPRTKKT
- the LOC116368090 gene encoding B-cell receptor CD22-like isoform X1: MALRTAGSVLVVFLWSVAGVLGQNTVKSVCALKGSSVDMRCPVPSVTQVTEIVWYNTRLNDKPFDLRWDPKFDGRVDYRGTTEKDCILRITDLRQSDIATYHFRYKTNQYSGWKYSYGFTLSLTDLKVERIYDNTLTCSTTCTLTDNPTYIWYKNRQHLDESTSPQYRDPVSSNYDDSFSCAVKGHEDLPSPAVCVQGHNCWRVTYTKRRICVLKGSTVNISCSYTHPTSYIEQGSFWFTQKHPVDVRSYPEYTGRVEYNRNTENHHTMTITHLTEKDSAEYIFRLITTKEGRFSGLPGLMLTVTDILLEMDPTSVSEGERVTLRCRTQCTVGLNPTYIWYKNRQSLTNPVTSYNSLILDPVTSYNSLILDPVSSEDAGNYSCAVEGLERILSPEETLTVRYGPKNTSVSVSPSGEIVEGSSVTLTCSSDANPPVDIYTWYKKNGGGYQSMTGPQHVFKQIQSSDSGEYHCEAQNEMGTDMSRTINMDVKYTPKNNSVSVSPSREIVEGGSVTLTCSSDANPPVDKYTWYQKNVTSPKASGQSYSITNIISEDRGEYYCEAENKYGRLNSSSVSVDVQYGPKNTSVSVSPSGGIVEGSSVTLTCSSDANPPVDKYTWYFQNETFLNGCGQMYNISNFKSKDSGHYHCEAWNRRGSRNSTAVMIIIPGKQTSVLTTAVGIIVVVLVLILCFSGLMWFRKKASKSTSDTRDTSENVQGDSSPVYENVSSMTMAPTAAQTAATDDQDDVHYSSVHFSHSKNQEVPLYSTVQLCKPQKQEEDVQYDTVKFNLPSAATRPTAAQAAEEDSSEIYSRVNKPRRPEHNKPRTKKT